Proteins encoded by one window of Aquificaceae bacterium:
- a CDS encoding ABC transporter ATP-binding protein has protein sequence MRIIELRGVKKSIGQEQILKGIDLEVYSGEFVAIIGASGSGKSSMLYIMGLLDRPTEGEVLFEGQVVDFSDEKKLSEIRNKKIGFVFQFHYLLPEFTLLENVMLPAIKMGMERKQAEERAYELLRALGLGGKERRRIFQISGGEMQRVAIARALMNKPSVILADEPTGNLDSKNTQAVMEIFKEINSQGTTIVMVTHELELAEQAHRIIEVRDGVILS, from the coding sequence ATGAGGATAATAGAGTTAAGAGGTGTAAAAAAGTCTATAGGTCAAGAACAGATACTTAAGGGCATAGACCTTGAGGTATACAGTGGAGAGTTTGTTGCCATAATAGGGGCAAGTGGCTCTGGTAAAAGCTCCATGCTCTACATTATGGGTCTTCTTGACAGACCTACAGAGGGAGAGGTCTTATTTGAAGGTCAAGTGGTTGATTTTTCCGACGAGAAAAAGCTATCGGAGATAAGAAACAAAAAAATAGGTTTTGTTTTTCAGTTTCACTACCTACTTCCCGAGTTTACCCTTTTGGAAAATGTTATGCTACCTGCCATAAAGATGGGTATGGAAAGAAAGCAAGCGGAGGAGAGAGCTTATGAGCTTTTGAGGGCTTTGGGGCTTGGTGGAAAGGAAAGGAGAAGGATTTTTCAAATATCTGGCGGTGAGATGCAAAGGGTTGCCATAGCAAGGGCTCTTATGAATAAGCCTTCTGTGATACTTGCGGATGAGCCAACGGGAAACTTAGACAGCAAAAACACTCAAGCGGTCATGGAAATATTCAAAGAGATAAACTCTCAAGGCACTACCATAGTGATGGTAACCCACGAGCTTGAGTTGGCAGAGCAAGCTCATAGGATAATAGAGGTAAGGGATGGGGTTATTCTAAGCTGA